From Eriocheir sinensis breed Jianghai 21 chromosome 19, ASM2467909v1, whole genome shotgun sequence:
aggaggaggaggaggaggaggaggaggaggaggaggagacagaagaaaaagaggagagggtggaCGTGGGGAGAaacataacgagagagagagagagagagagagagagagagagagagagagagagagagagagagagagagagagggagagaaatggtgagGGATATGAACGCAGAGACAAAaactgagaaagaaaaacaaaaatgagcgagaaaagaaaggaagaaagaaagagagagagagaaaaaaaaagatgtcttACAGGCAGTATCTCTCTCTGGGCGACGCTGACCTAACTTAcggccttccttctcttcctccttcctttcttccatttacagaaggaggaggaggaggaggaggaggaggaggagaagtagaggaggtaGGAGACAGAACATTACAaccctccttctgcccttccctgcctccttccttcgttccttctatccttccttccttctttcattcattcattcctatcttctattatcataagaacataagaacgtaaggagtctgcaggaggccggttggcctatacaaggcagttcctgtacacTCAAGCCCACCttgcctcaccatccatggctttatctaccctcttttttaatgtatctatggtattggcacccacaacatggctcccaagcctgttccattcgtccaccactctattggtgagccaattcttgcctatgtctttgttaaatctgaatttgtccaacttaaaaccattgccacgcgtcctacctggctcttttactataaaaatcttattgacatcccctttaagcccttcatccattcttaccacatgactgccaggcctgttccactcattcaccacacttgttagtattggcactcaccacatgactgccgggCCTGTTTCACTCATTCACCACTCTtgttggcactcactcaccacatgactgccagacctgttccattcattcaccactcttgttagtattgacactcaccacatgactgccagacctgttccattcattcaccactcttgttagtattggcactcactctcTCCATgattgccaggcctgttccactcacccaccactctgtttgAATTGGCACtccctcaccacatgactaccagACCTGTTcgactcatccaccactctgttagtattggcactctttcatcccatgactgttccactcattcaccactctgttagtattggcactcaccccatgactgccaggcctgttccactcatccaccactattAGTATTGGCAATCACCCCATGACTGCCaggcttgttccactcatccatcactctgttagtattggcactcattcATCCCATGagtgccaggcctgttccactcacccatcattgttagtattggcactcaccccatgactgccagacttgttccactcatccaccactctgttagtattggcactcactctccCCATGACTACcagacctgttccactcatccaccacacttGTTAGTATTGGCAGTCACTCACCCCATGACTACCAGGcccgttccactcatccaccactctgttagtattgacactcactcacctcatgactgccagaactgttccactcatccaccactctgttagaattggcactcactcaccccatgactgccaggcctgttccactcatccaccacactgttagtattggcactcactcaccccatgactgccaggcctgttccactcatccaccacactgttagtattggcactcactcaccccatgactgccaggcctgttccactcatccaccacacttgttagtattggcactcactcaccccatgactgccaggcctgttccactcatctaccactctgttagtattggcattcACTTACCTCATGACTGCCAggtctgttccactcattcaccactctgttagcATTGaaactcactcaccacatgactgccaggcctgttccacacatccaccactctgttagcattggaactcactcaccacatgactgccaggcctgttccgcTCATCCACCacactgttagtattggcactcactcaccccatgactgccgagcctgttccactcatctaccactctgttagtactgGCACTCATTCACCCcttgactgccaggcctgtttcactcatccaccacacttgttagtattggcactcactcaccccatgactgccaggcctgttccactcatccaccactctgctaGTATTGGCATTCACCATAAGACTGCCAGGCGTGTTCCACTTATCTAaaactctgttagtattggcactcactcaccccatgactgccaggcctgttccactcattcaaTTATCTCTTAGTAAGCCAATGGTATCTGTGTCGTCATGGAATCTGAATTTGTATAACTTAACCCATTAATACGTGGTCTACCCTCCTCTTTTACTCCCACAACCTTACTAACATCCCTCTCAATGAAGCCCTTTGTCCATATACAAGCTTCCATTAAGGCTTTTCTCACCCTTCGCCTCTCTGAAGAATGCAAATTTAGCTCTTTAACACTATCCGTATATGCAAGTTTCTCAGAACATGGATATTTTGGGGTCATTcacgggaggggaaggaggaggaggataggaggaggaaaaaaaggaaaagaaggagaaggaggaggagaaaataacctttcttccttctttatatttacaGGAAGAAGTGGCGGAGTCACAAGAgtaggaagaacagagagagaggacagtgaaggaaaaggaggaggaggaggaggaggagacagaagtacagaaggaggaggaggaggaggaggaggaggccttctTCTGGAGAGGTTGCCCCCGTCTCGTCCATCTCCACTctctgaagaagaaggaggcggtggtggtagtggtggtggtggtggcggtgaggaaGTGGTCATGAAGCCCTTCTTTGACAACTCCACGGAGACCCGGGTGGTGGGTGGAGTTGGCAGGACCGCTTTCCTCCACTGCCGGGTGTGTCAACTTGGGGACAGAgcggtaagtggtggtggtggtggtggtagtggtggtggtggtggtggtgatggcagtgctggtggtggtggtggtggtggtggtaggagtgtTGATAGTAgcgggggtgatgatggtggttgtagtagtagtagtaatagttgtagtagtagtagtagtagtagtagtagtagtagtagtagtggtaacagagGCAATATAATGCTATTCCtcctgtttgttcgtttgtttgtttgttgttgttgctgttgctgctgcttgaGACATCTGTAATTAAGCTTGTAGTAAAGtgatgaatggtgtgtgtgtgtgtgtgtgtgtgtgtgtgtgtgtgtgtgtgtgtgtgtgtgtgtgtgtgtgtgttaataatatGATTCCgtttttgcttatttttatttcatcttttgttttcatttccttctcgtcattccttccatctttctctttttccgttttctttctttcctttcttttcttccttttctatctcctttattattttcgaTTGCTTTTCCATATCtcgttttaatttctttccttcctttcttctttttttctcttctttccttccttcgctccttcgcCTCTTTATCTTTTCGTCTCGTCcttgtctcttctttcttctactttctgcatattcctttattctccttctcctcctcttcatcaacatcatcattttcatcctcttctttctcctccttctcctcctcttcttccttcacatttactattccttctcctcctcctcctcctccttcaccaccttctGCGTCTTCTTCAGGTCACGTGGATAAGGAAGCgggacctgcacgtgctgacgGTGGGCCTCTTCACCTATAGCACCGACGCCCGCTACTCCGCCCTTCACTCCGAGGGCTCCGACACCTGGACACTTCGCATCGCCTCGGCCCAGCTCCCGGACAGCGGTGCCTACGAATGCCAAGTCACGATAGAACCCAAGATGTCCCAAAAGTACACCCTGCAAGTCGTGGGTGAGTGGtgcagagggagggaaaaggaggggaagggagggggaatggtggaggagagaggggaagggaggggaaagggtgggggaaaaaggggaaaggaggaagggagtaaggaaagggagagttgtgtgagtaagggagttagggaagggaagagaatggtgtgtgtgtatgcctgagggagagggaagaggtggaatagGGAAAgtagaaatagggagagaaagggtttgTGGGTGaatggtggagaggaaaggagaggaaaagggaaggaagtaagaaagagaagggaggagtgtaAGTGTACgatggagaggggagaagaaggaatgtaTGGTGTGCGTTGGGAgtagaaatagggagagaaagggtatgCGGGTAGgtgatggggagaaaggggaagggagggggaaggcagcaaggaagggaagggcgaggtgtgtgtgtgtgtgtgtgtgtgtgtgtgtgtgtgtgtgtgtgtgtgtgtgtgtgtgtgtgtgtgtgtgtgtgtgtatgcgtgaggtagagaggagggaagaagagaaatggaaagaagtaTGGGTGTGAAACGAGGGAGGAAGGGTCTGTGGGTAATTGGTAAATggtaaatgaagggagggagtggaagtcGAGTTAGGGTGGGCATGGATGGGGAGCTGTCTGTAGTGGGGAGAGGTGAGGCAAGGGCGGAGAGAAGTGATTGCGAAGAAATAGTTTGAGGTGAAGTAGAGGGAGGTGAATAGGACGAAGAGTTACACGCCACACACAATTTTCACACCTTTTGTATCAACCTTTTCTCAATAACAAACACAGCACATTGCTTAATAGATGGCGATAGCAATATACACGCAGCGCCACACGCGGCCCcactaactctttttttttttcttctatttcgggATTACGGAAAACAAGTTGTTGATTGGAGCCAAACGTCCAAACACGGCGCCTGCTGGTagggaaaaaatatattctaACCATTGTTCGTAGGCTTTAAGGTTCGCGTCGATTTATGGTGAACATAATCACTAATTGCCGAGTGTCCTGATCtcaatttatttatgttttgagATCAATGACCTCGTGAACGGCAGGAGGCAAAATTAAATGTTTCGTCTCCTGAATATTTCGTCCATGACTGTGTGTTGCCCTCTAGCATCTCTAGTACGATTTGATTTGATGTTGGATGGGTATTTTCTTAAGGTGTGGTTATTTTGACGTCTGGCCTTTTAAAGCTAGTGCTTTTACAGACACGGTGCTGCGGTACGCAACACCGAAACTGTAAACAGTTGGCAAACAAAGGGTGAAGCGTCCTGTCGCCATGGAGACGCTCGCGAGGAGCCTCAAGCGAGGAAGAGAACTGATAGCGAATACGGTCAGTTGATTAATGGGTAAAAGGTAACTTGTCAATATTCTGCTTCTCCTTGACCCCCGCAGAGGCCGCCGCGCACCTCGCCGGCCCCAAGGAGATCCACATGGTCAGCGGCAGCAACATCAACCTCACATGTCACGTCCGCGGTAGCCCCGAGCCCACGCAGCACATCCTCTGGTACCGCGGCGCCACGCTCGTCAACTACAGCTCGCGCGGAGGCATCAGCGTGGTCACGGACAAGCTGACGGGCACCTCAAGGCTGGTCCTCACGCGCACCACGCCCGCCGACTCGGGGAACTACACGTGCGCCCCGGCCAACGCTGAGCCCGCCTCCGTCAGCGTGTACATACTGAACGGTGAGTCTCGGCCTGGGTCTGGGGCTGAAGGTGAGTTTTGGTCTTGGTCTGGGGCTATTTTGTGAGTCTCGGCCTGGGTCTGGGGTAGTTTCGTGTCAAgttgttagtgttagtatttgtGTTAGGCTAATTAAtcgtgtgttgtgctgtgttaggttaggttagtggtggtgttagtgttgggtTAGTCTTGTGTTTTGTTAGATCAGATAGGTTAGATTATTGTTAGAGTTAATGTTTGGTTAGTAGTGTGTTGTGTTAGATTGCTTTGGT
This genomic window contains:
- the LOC127000752 gene encoding protein amalgam-like isoform X1; amino-acid sequence: MWVVGAVSLLLLLPLSCGHNGMVGRSGGVTRVGRTEREDSEGKGGGGGGGDRSTEGGGGGGGGGLLLERLPPSRPSPLSEEEGGGGGSGGGGGGEEVVMKPFFDNSTETRVVGGVGRTAFLHCRVCQLGDRAVTWIRKRDLHVLTVGLFTYSTDARYSALHSEGSDTWTLRIASAQLPDSGAYECQVTIEPKMSQKYTLQVVEAAAHLAGPKEIHMVSGSNINLTCHVRGSPEPTQHILWYRGATLVNYSSRGGISVVTDKLTGTSRLVLTRTTPADSGNYTCAPANAEPASVSVYILNGEHPAAIQGGSSRNLQSLPGLLLLASAVSGLHTLTQR
- the LOC127000752 gene encoding fibroblast growth factor receptor homolog 1-like isoform X2, yielding MVSGSNINLTCHVRGSPEPTQHILWYRGATLVNYSSRGGISVVTDKLTGTSRLVLTRTTPADSGNYTCAPANAEPASVSVYILNGEHPAAIQGGSSRNLQSLPGLLLLASAVSGLHTLTQR